Proteins encoded by one window of Panicum virgatum strain AP13 chromosome 7N, P.virgatum_v5, whole genome shotgun sequence:
- the LOC120682415 gene encoding cysteine-rich receptor-like protein kinase 27 isoform X1 has product MNMRFLAFIFTNFKYFRTTQFYFLAITYASCGLEWRARYQIIKGVCEGLHYLHQNDIVHLDLKPANILLDDNMVPKIADFGLSRCFDENQTHATISKAYGTIGYMAPEAPNRKIRRELDIYSLGVVIAEILTGQKGYPAVENVRTFRDHTMMKVLETWKTRMGTSAGILLEQVRVCTDIAIDCMSCDPRKRPHVQHIIDMLSGMESMNVCCTGRVCVSKMHSEIMARELHHTEREVPPDSRFKVSSSPNMYVLSEFMSHNMHLECVLKMPVAVPIESWY; this is encoded by the exons ATGAATATGAGGTTCCTTGCATTCATATTTACAAATTTCAAATATTTCAGAACTACACAATTTTATTTTCTTGCCATTACATACGCATCTTGTGGACTAGAGTGGAGGGCGCGCTATCAAATAATCAAGGGAGTTTGTGAAGGCTTGCATTATCTTCACCAAAATGATATTGTTCACTTAGATCTGAAACCTGCCAATATACTTCTAGATGATAACATGGTACCAAAAATTGCTGATTTTGGTCTCTCAAGGTGCTTTGATGAAAACCAAACCCATGCTACGATTTCAAAAGCTTATGGAACAAT TGGCTATATGGCACCAGAAGCGCCTAATAGAAAAATCAGGCGCGAGCTAGACATTTATAGCCTTGGTGTAGTAATCGCAGAGATATTAACAGGGCAGAAGGGTTATCCGGCAGTTGAGAATGTAAGAACATTTCGAGACCACACCATGATGAAg GTTCTAGAAACCTGGAAGACCAGGATGGGAACATCAGCGGGCATACTGTTGGAACAAGTGAGGGTATGTACCGACATTGCCATAGATTGCATGAGTTGTGACCCAAGAAAGAGACCACATGTACAGCATATAATTGATATGCTTAGTGGGATGGAAAGTATGAATGTGTGTTGTACAGGTCGAGTGTGTGTTTCAAAAATGCAT TCAGAAATCATGGCTAGGGAGCTACATCATACTGAGCGTGAGGTACCACCAGACTCAAGATTTAAGGTGTCTTCTTCCCCAAATATGTATGTACTTTCAGAATTCATGTCCCATAACATGCATCTGGAGTGTGTTCTCAAAATGCCAGTTGCAGTGCCTATAGAGTCGTGGTACTag
- the LOC120682415 gene encoding cysteine-rich receptor-like protein kinase 27 isoform X2, translating to MNMRFLAFIFTNFKYFRTTQFYFLAITYASCGLEWRARYQIIKGVCEGLHYLHQNDIVHLDLKPANILLDDNMVPKIADFGLSRCFDENQTHATISKAYGTIGYMAPEAPNRKIRRELDIYSLGVVIAEILTGQKGYPAVENVLETWKTRMGTSAGILLEQVRVCTDIAIDCMSCDPRKRPHVQHIIDMLSGMESMNVCCTGRVCVSKMHSEIMARELHHTEREVPPDSRFKVSSSPNMYVLSEFMSHNMHLECVLKMPVAVPIESWY from the exons ATGAATATGAGGTTCCTTGCATTCATATTTACAAATTTCAAATATTTCAGAACTACACAATTTTATTTTCTTGCCATTACATACGCATCTTGTGGACTAGAGTGGAGGGCGCGCTATCAAATAATCAAGGGAGTTTGTGAAGGCTTGCATTATCTTCACCAAAATGATATTGTTCACTTAGATCTGAAACCTGCCAATATACTTCTAGATGATAACATGGTACCAAAAATTGCTGATTTTGGTCTCTCAAGGTGCTTTGATGAAAACCAAACCCATGCTACGATTTCAAAAGCTTATGGAACAAT TGGCTATATGGCACCAGAAGCGCCTAATAGAAAAATCAGGCGCGAGCTAGACATTTATAGCCTTGGTGTAGTAATCGCAGAGATATTAACAGGGCAGAAGGGTTATCCGGCAGTTGAGAAT GTTCTAGAAACCTGGAAGACCAGGATGGGAACATCAGCGGGCATACTGTTGGAACAAGTGAGGGTATGTACCGACATTGCCATAGATTGCATGAGTTGTGACCCAAGAAAGAGACCACATGTACAGCATATAATTGATATGCTTAGTGGGATGGAAAGTATGAATGTGTGTTGTACAGGTCGAGTGTGTGTTTCAAAAATGCAT TCAGAAATCATGGCTAGGGAGCTACATCATACTGAGCGTGAGGTACCACCAGACTCAAGATTTAAGGTGTCTTCTTCCCCAAATATGTATGTACTTTCAGAATTCATGTCCCATAACATGCATCTGGAGTGTGTTCTCAAAATGCCAGTTGCAGTGCCTATAGAGTCGTGGTACTag